One Streptomyces hundungensis DNA segment encodes these proteins:
- a CDS encoding DUF7342 family protein — protein MIDVLVVDDDPRVADINAAYTRKVPGFRVVAQAHSAAEALARIAEHPVDLVLLDHHLPDENGLTFVRELRRLGHQTDVIMVTAARDVATVQAAMRQGALQYLVKPFNFAGLRAKLEAYAVLRRTLDGGGEAEQAEVDRIFGALSVPAEPDLPKGHSPTTADLLRRVLKEAEGPLSAQEIAERAGVSRQTAQRYLKLLERAGRVRLGLRYGETGRPEHRYEWAASL, from the coding sequence GTGATCGACGTACTGGTCGTGGACGACGACCCCCGCGTCGCCGACATCAATGCCGCGTACACCCGGAAAGTTCCCGGATTCCGGGTGGTCGCGCAGGCGCATTCGGCCGCGGAGGCGCTCGCGAGGATCGCCGAGCACCCGGTGGACCTGGTGCTGCTCGATCACCATCTCCCGGACGAGAACGGTCTGACCTTCGTACGAGAGCTGCGCAGGCTGGGCCACCAGACCGACGTGATCATGGTGACGGCCGCCCGGGACGTCGCCACGGTGCAGGCGGCAATGCGCCAGGGCGCACTCCAGTACCTGGTGAAACCCTTCAACTTCGCCGGTCTGCGCGCCAAGTTGGAGGCGTACGCGGTGCTGCGCCGCACCCTGGACGGCGGCGGCGAGGCCGAACAGGCGGAGGTGGACCGGATCTTCGGGGCGCTGTCCGTCCCCGCCGAACCCGACCTCCCCAAGGGCCACTCCCCCACCACGGCCGACCTGTTGCGCCGCGTCCTGAAGGAGGCCGAGGGTCCGCTCTCGGCCCAGGAGATCGCCGAGCGGGCCGGCGTGAGCCGCCAGACCGCCCAGCGTTATCTGAAACTCCTGGAGCGTGCCGGCCGCGTACGCCTGGGCCTGCGCTACGGCGAAACCGGCCGCCCGGAGCACCGCTACGAGTGGGCCGCGTCGTTGTAG
- a CDS encoding sensor histidine kinase, with translation MTQETWLGWPSREALSRVGLTRARRNLAWGIRALVFGALLWSTFSKDRAAGGWAWVAGFGLVVGCVLLARVFFRLTYEHRLWPSVASLLLVMGAAAGARAAGWPVLALVLWCGCAVTALERLPLAAAVPCTAVALGAYTVAGDDNWLTAAVTVAGLGLAGYVLRLDAEARGTAQRLLAQERAARAAEAESAALDERARIAREIHDVLAHSLSAQLVHLEAARLLIEREPPGEFRDTVLERVVAARGMAREGLAETRQALSALRGEMSPVEDFLHTLIEGPGAGDGLAAGARVQVEGERRPLRAEASQTVRRVAQEALTNVRKHAPGAAVAVRLEYLADEVALEVRDSGARERAGELTVSGCGYGLLGMRERAELLGGTLEAGPEEEGFVVRLRVPA, from the coding sequence GTGACCCAGGAGACCTGGCTCGGTTGGCCATCGCGGGAAGCCCTCTCCCGCGTCGGCCTGACCCGCGCCCGACGCAATCTCGCCTGGGGCATCAGGGCCCTGGTGTTCGGCGCCCTGCTCTGGTCCACCTTCAGCAAAGACCGTGCGGCCGGCGGTTGGGCCTGGGTGGCGGGGTTCGGCCTGGTGGTGGGGTGTGTCCTGCTGGCCCGCGTGTTCTTCCGCCTCACCTACGAGCACCGGCTCTGGCCGTCGGTGGCCTCGCTGCTCCTGGTGATGGGGGCCGCGGCCGGTGCCCGGGCGGCGGGCTGGCCGGTGCTGGCGCTCGTGCTGTGGTGCGGCTGCGCGGTGACCGCGCTGGAGCGGCTTCCGCTGGCGGCCGCCGTGCCGTGCACGGCCGTCGCGCTGGGCGCCTACACCGTGGCGGGCGACGACAACTGGCTCACCGCGGCGGTGACCGTGGCCGGGCTTGGACTCGCCGGGTATGTGCTGCGACTCGACGCCGAGGCACGCGGCACCGCCCAGCGGCTCCTGGCCCAGGAGCGGGCGGCGCGGGCCGCCGAGGCGGAGTCGGCGGCGCTGGACGAACGGGCCAGGATCGCCCGCGAGATCCACGACGTGCTGGCGCACAGCCTCTCGGCGCAGCTGGTGCACCTGGAGGCGGCGCGGCTGCTGATCGAGCGGGAGCCGCCCGGAGAGTTCCGGGACACCGTTCTGGAACGGGTGGTGGCCGCCCGGGGCATGGCCCGAGAAGGGCTCGCCGAGACCCGACAGGCGCTGTCCGCGCTGCGCGGCGAGATGAGCCCGGTGGAGGATTTCCTGCACACCCTGATCGAGGGACCGGGAGCGGGGGACGGGCTCGCCGCGGGGGCCCGGGTCCAGGTCGAGGGCGAGCGCAGGCCGCTGCGGGCGGAGGCGTCGCAAACCGTACGGAGGGTGGCGCAGGAGGCGCTGACCAATGTGCGCAAGCACGCGCCGGGTGCGGCCGTCGCCGTCCGCCTTGAGTATCTGGCGGACGAAGTGGCCCTGGAAGTAAGGGACTCGGGCGCCCGTGAGCGGGCGGGGGAGCTCACTGTCAGTGGCTGCGGATACGGTCTGTTGGGGATGAGGGAACGTGCCGAACTGCTCGGCGGGACATTGGAGGCCGGGCCGGAGGAGGAGGGCTTCGTGGTGAGACTGAGGGTGCCCGCATGA
- a CDS encoding CcdC protein domain-containing protein, with amino-acid sequence MSALFNVLVAVAVVALILVRQLKPQQVNGGGRWWLVPALLVFFSVRDGGLVDQHHQVASTVLLGAEVLIGLLMGVGWACTSTIWTEPDGTTWSRGTKATAGIWVLGIVVRVGLAGLGALAGIHLGTGALLLALAASLLVRGALLMWRTGSAPASYGVAAESPARQVWKDRV; translated from the coding sequence ATGTCCGCGCTTTTCAATGTGCTGGTAGCCGTCGCGGTGGTGGCGCTGATACTGGTCCGCCAGCTCAAGCCGCAGCAGGTGAACGGCGGCGGCCGCTGGTGGCTGGTGCCCGCGCTGCTGGTCTTCTTCTCGGTGCGCGACGGCGGCCTGGTGGACCAGCACCACCAGGTGGCGTCGACCGTCCTGCTCGGCGCGGAAGTCCTGATCGGCCTGCTCATGGGCGTCGGCTGGGCCTGCACATCGACGATATGGACCGAGCCCGACGGCACCACGTGGTCCCGCGGCACCAAGGCCACCGCCGGCATCTGGGTCCTGGGCATCGTCGTTCGGGTGGGGCTCGCGGGGCTCGGCGCCCTCGCCGGGATCCACCTGGGCACCGGCGCCCTCCTGCTCGCCCTCGCCGCCTCCCTGCTCGTCCGCGGCGCCCTCCTGATGTGGCGGACCGGGTCGGCTCCGGCGTCGTACGGTGTGGCTGCCGAAAGCCCCGCCCGGCAGGTGTGGAAGGACCGCGTGTGA
- a CDS encoding ATP-binding protein, which yields MTAPPTSTAARRRRLGWPRRVFSQVLLMQLAVAAGVAVLATGLFLAPLSAQLDDQAMRRALAIASATAAQPRVVEDLLASRPSAAGPVQGEAERIRRATGAEYVVVMDTRGVRWSHPDPKELGRVVSTDPGDVLAGHDVMEIDSGTLGRSARGKVPLRTPDGTIVGAVSVGIEYDSVRARLLSAIPGLLAYAGGALAVGALAAYLIARRIHKQTRDLAFSDISGLLAEREAMLHSIREGVVALDPDGRIRLLNDEAQRLLGVGPEAGGRALEEVLGAGRTTEVLSGRVEGTDLLTVRGQRVLVANRMPTQDGGAVATLRDRTELERLGRELDSTRGLIDALRAQDHEHANRLHTLLGLLELELYEEAVEYVTEVVGVHRTTAEQLTEKVRDPLLAAVLVGKATVAAERAVALSLSPATWLPDRLVDPRGLVTVTGNLIDNALDATAGSPGAAVEVELRARGRTVVVRVRDNGPGVPADRRQLVFTEGWTTKEPPAHGQRGLGLALVGRFAERMGGSARVGTGPLGGAEFTVVLPDALSEALGKRREGEAVGEPGSEVLGEPGRGGGSDPDRSRKREEAP from the coding sequence ATGACCGCCCCACCGACCAGCACCGCCGCGCGACGGCGGCGCCTGGGCTGGCCGCGGCGGGTGTTCTCCCAGGTCCTGCTCATGCAACTGGCGGTCGCTGCCGGAGTCGCCGTGCTCGCCACCGGCCTCTTCCTGGCCCCGCTCAGCGCCCAGCTCGACGACCAGGCCATGCGGCGCGCGCTGGCCATCGCCTCGGCCACCGCCGCCCAGCCGCGCGTCGTCGAGGACCTGCTCGCCTCCCGGCCGTCCGCCGCGGGTCCGGTCCAGGGCGAGGCGGAACGGATCCGGCGGGCGACGGGCGCCGAGTACGTGGTGGTCATGGACACGCGAGGAGTGCGCTGGTCGCACCCCGACCCCAAGGAGCTGGGCCGGGTGGTGTCCACCGACCCCGGCGACGTCCTCGCGGGCCATGACGTCATGGAGATCGACAGCGGCACCCTGGGCCGCTCGGCCCGCGGCAAGGTCCCGCTGCGCACACCGGACGGCACGATCGTCGGCGCCGTCTCGGTGGGCATCGAGTACGACAGCGTGCGGGCCCGGCTCCTCAGCGCGATCCCCGGCCTGCTCGCCTACGCGGGCGGAGCGCTGGCGGTGGGCGCGCTCGCCGCCTACCTGATCGCCCGGCGCATCCATAAACAGACCCGTGACCTGGCGTTCTCCGACATCTCCGGGCTGCTGGCGGAGCGCGAGGCAATGCTGCACTCCATCCGCGAAGGCGTGGTGGCGCTCGACCCCGACGGCCGGATCAGGCTCCTCAACGACGAGGCGCAGCGTCTGCTGGGCGTCGGCCCCGAGGCGGGCGGCCGGGCCCTGGAGGAGGTCCTCGGCGCGGGCCGGACGACCGAGGTGCTCAGCGGCCGGGTCGAGGGCACCGACCTCTTGACCGTGCGCGGTCAGCGCGTCCTGGTCGCCAACCGGATGCCGACGCAGGACGGGGGCGCGGTGGCCACCCTGCGCGACCGCACCGAGCTGGAGCGTCTGGGCCGCGAGCTGGATTCGACGCGCGGCCTGATCGACGCCCTCCGCGCCCAGGACCACGAGCACGCCAACCGGCTGCACACCCTGTTGGGACTGCTCGAACTGGAACTGTACGAGGAGGCCGTCGAGTACGTCACCGAGGTCGTCGGGGTGCACCGCACCACCGCCGAGCAGCTCACCGAGAAGGTCAGGGACCCGCTGCTCGCCGCGGTCCTGGTCGGCAAGGCGACGGTCGCCGCGGAACGCGCGGTGGCCCTGAGCCTGTCCCCCGCCACCTGGCTGCCCGACCGGCTCGTCGACCCCCGCGGCCTGGTCACGGTCACCGGCAACCTCATCGACAACGCGCTCGATGCGACGGCCGGCTCGCCCGGCGCAGCGGTCGAGGTCGAGCTCCGCGCGCGGGGGCGGACCGTGGTGGTGCGGGTCCGCGACAACGGGCCGGGCGTTCCCGCTGACCGGCGCCAACTGGTCTTCACCGAGGGCTGGACGACCAAGGAGCCCCCCGCCCACGGCCAACGGGGCCTCGGCCTCGCCCTGGTCGGCCGTTTCGCGGAGCGCATGGGCGGCAGCGCTCGCGTCGGTACGGGGCCGCTGGGCGGGGCGGAGTTCACCGTCGTACTGCCCGACGCGTTGAGCGAGGCCCTGGGCAAGCGTCGCGAAGGTGAAGCCGTGGGTGAGCCTGGGAGCGAGGTTCTGGGCGAGCCCGGGAGGGGCGGCGGGTCTGATCCGGACCGGAGCAGGAAGAGGGAGGAGGCACCGTGA
- a CDS encoding discoidin domain-containing protein: MRTHRWRWRTRMRVLAAVLATSLFMIGWPALTASAAGGPDLAAGKPASASGANGTYLAKNVTDGDQSTYWESAGSTFPQWVQADLATTSTIDEVVLKLPASWGDRKETLSVQGSADGTSFSTLVGSTAYSFTQASGNTVTIGFAVARARFVRIDITANTGWQAAQLSTLEVHASAGSSSANLALGKTLTASSTTQTYVAANANDGNKASYWESANNAFPQWIQADLGATVPVDKVVLKLPDGWGARTQTLRIQGSANGTDFLDLTAAQGYDFTPAGGLTVPITFTAVTTRYVRVLITGNTAQPGGQLSELEIYGPTGGDTQPPSAPGNLAYTEPATGQIRLTWDAATDNTGVTGYDIYAGGELRTSVAGNVTTYTDTQPASATVAYYVRAKDAAGNQSANSNTVTRKGSSGDTQAPTAPANLAYTEPAAGQIKLTWAASSDNVGVTGYDIYADNQLLKSVAGDVTTYTDSRPVTVTVSYCVRAKDAAGNQSGASNTLTRNGTSTGDGSNLAVGKPISASSSTFTFVAANANDNSTTTYWESAPGGYPSTLTVKLGANADTNTVVLKLNPDSGWGRRTQNIEVLGREQSASGYTSLVAAKDYTFDPTSGNTVGIPVMARVADVQLRFTSNTGATGGQIAEFQVVGVPSPNPDLEVTAVTAAPSAPVESDAVTLSATVHNKGTSASPATTVAFQLGGSKAATATVGALAAGASQTVSASIGTHDAGTYPLSAVVDPDNTVIEQNDTNNSFTGSPLVIKPVDSSDLIASGVNWSPSAPSAGQAVTFSVTLKNQGTLASTGGAHAITLTLLDDKGATVKTLTGAYNGTLNPGATAAPVSLGSWTAANGKYTAKVVIADDGNELPVKRANNTSAQAFFVGRGANMPYDTYEAEDGVTGGGAQVVGPNRAIGDLAGEASGRKAVTLNSTGNYVQFTARADTNSLVTRFSIPDSPGGGGTSASLDLYVDGAFRKAIDLSSKYMWQYGAEASPNNAPSSGGPRHIYDEANVLLGDTVKAGSTIRLQKDAANSSTYAIDFINLEQVTQIPNPDPAAYAVPAGTAQQDVQNALDKVRMDTSGKLVGVYLPPGTYSTSNKFQVYGKAVKLVGAGPWFTRFATPPDQENTDAGFDVQSSANGSTFSGFGFFGNYTSRNDGPGKVFNFANVANMTIDNVWVEHMMCLYWGTNTDHITIKNSRVRDLYADGINLTNGSSDNTISNVEARSTGDDSFALFPATDITNADETSNVFENLSALLTWRAAGFAVYGGTANTFRNLYAADMLTYPGLTIGTLKFGSIPALGFGTDPTTFQGISLVRSGGHFWGAQAFGALWMYSAEYVFQGIRISDLDIVDPTYSGIVFQTKYNGSTPLYPIKDSVLTNVSISGAKKSGDAFDAKSGIGIWANELPEPGQGPAVGEVTFTSLKLSGNAQDIRNTTSTFKININP, translated from the coding sequence ATGAGAACGCACCGTTGGAGATGGCGTACGCGGATGAGGGTGCTCGCCGCGGTTCTCGCCACCAGCCTGTTCATGATCGGTTGGCCGGCGCTCACCGCCTCGGCGGCGGGCGGCCCGGACCTCGCCGCGGGAAAGCCCGCGTCGGCCTCCGGTGCGAACGGCACCTACCTCGCCAAGAACGTCACCGACGGCGACCAGTCCACCTACTGGGAGAGCGCCGGCAGCACCTTCCCCCAGTGGGTCCAGGCCGACCTCGCCACCACGAGCACGATCGACGAGGTCGTCCTCAAGCTCCCCGCGTCCTGGGGCGACCGCAAGGAAACCCTGTCCGTGCAGGGCAGCGCCGACGGCACGAGCTTCAGCACCCTGGTGGGCTCCACCGCGTACAGCTTCACGCAGGCGTCGGGCAACACGGTGACGATAGGGTTCGCCGTCGCACGGGCCCGGTTCGTACGGATCGACATCACGGCGAACACCGGCTGGCAGGCGGCCCAGCTCTCCACCCTCGAAGTGCACGCGTCCGCCGGATCGAGCAGCGCCAACCTCGCCCTCGGCAAGACGCTCACCGCGAGCAGCACCACCCAGACCTATGTCGCCGCCAACGCCAACGACGGCAACAAGGCGAGCTACTGGGAGAGCGCCAACAACGCCTTCCCGCAATGGATCCAGGCCGACCTCGGCGCCACCGTGCCGGTCGACAAGGTGGTCCTCAAGCTGCCGGACGGCTGGGGAGCCCGCACCCAGACCCTCAGGATCCAGGGCAGCGCCAACGGCACCGACTTCCTGGATCTGACCGCTGCGCAGGGGTATGACTTCACCCCGGCGGGCGGCCTCACCGTGCCGATCACGTTCACCGCGGTCACCACCCGCTACGTACGGGTGCTGATCACCGGCAACACCGCGCAGCCCGGCGGTCAGCTCTCCGAGCTGGAGATCTACGGTCCGACCGGCGGAGACACCCAGCCGCCGTCCGCGCCCGGGAACCTCGCCTACACCGAGCCCGCCACCGGCCAGATCCGGCTGACCTGGGACGCGGCCACCGACAACACCGGCGTCACCGGGTACGACATCTACGCGGGCGGCGAGCTGCGCACCAGCGTCGCGGGCAATGTCACCACCTACACCGACACCCAGCCCGCGAGCGCCACGGTCGCCTACTACGTGCGGGCCAAGGACGCGGCGGGCAACCAGTCCGCCAACAGCAACACCGTGACCCGCAAGGGGAGTTCGGGCGACACCCAGGCGCCGACCGCGCCCGCGAACCTCGCCTATACGGAACCGGCGGCCGGACAGATCAAGCTCACCTGGGCGGCCTCCAGCGACAACGTGGGCGTCACCGGCTACGACATCTACGCCGACAACCAGCTGCTCAAGAGCGTGGCGGGCGATGTCACCACGTACACCGACAGCCGGCCGGTCACCGTCACCGTCTCCTACTGCGTACGGGCCAAGGACGCGGCGGGCAACCAGTCCGGCGCCAGCAACACCCTGACCCGTAACGGCACATCGACCGGGGACGGCTCCAACCTCGCGGTCGGCAAGCCCATCTCGGCCTCCTCGTCCACGTTCACCTTCGTCGCCGCGAACGCCAACGACAACAGCACGACGACCTACTGGGAGAGCGCGCCGGGCGGCTACCCGAGCACCCTCACCGTCAAGCTCGGCGCCAACGCGGACACCAACACGGTGGTCCTCAAGCTCAACCCGGACAGCGGCTGGGGCCGGCGCACCCAGAACATCGAGGTGCTCGGGCGCGAGCAGAGCGCCTCCGGGTACACCTCCCTGGTCGCGGCCAAGGACTACACCTTCGACCCGACGAGCGGGAACACCGTGGGCATACCGGTCATGGCCCGGGTCGCCGACGTCCAGCTCAGGTTCACCTCCAACACCGGGGCCACGGGCGGGCAGATCGCCGAGTTCCAGGTCGTCGGGGTGCCCTCGCCCAACCCGGACCTGGAGGTCACCGCGGTGACGGCCGCCCCGTCCGCGCCGGTCGAATCGGACGCCGTGACCCTGTCGGCGACCGTGCACAACAAGGGGACCAGCGCCTCGCCCGCCACCACCGTCGCCTTCCAGCTCGGCGGCTCCAAGGCGGCCACCGCCACCGTGGGGGCGCTGGCGGCCGGCGCCTCGCAGACGGTGAGCGCCTCCATCGGCACCCATGACGCGGGAACTTATCCGCTGAGCGCGGTCGTTGATCCGGACAACACCGTCATCGAACAGAACGACACCAACAACAGCTTCACGGGCAGCCCCCTGGTGATCAAGCCGGTCGACTCCAGCGACCTGATCGCCTCCGGGGTCAACTGGTCGCCGAGCGCGCCCTCGGCGGGCCAGGCCGTCACCTTCTCCGTGACGCTGAAGAACCAGGGCACGCTCGCCTCCACCGGCGGCGCCCACGCCATCACCCTGACCCTGCTCGACGACAAGGGCGCCACGGTGAAGACCCTCACCGGCGCCTACAACGGGACGCTCAACCCGGGCGCCACCGCGGCCCCGGTGAGCCTCGGCAGCTGGACGGCCGCCAACGGCAAGTACACCGCGAAGGTGGTGATCGCCGACGACGGCAACGAGCTGCCGGTCAAGCGCGCCAACAACACCAGCGCGCAGGCGTTCTTCGTGGGGCGCGGCGCCAACATGCCCTACGACACCTATGAGGCGGAGGACGGTGTGACGGGCGGCGGCGCCCAGGTCGTCGGGCCCAACCGGGCCATCGGCGATCTCGCGGGCGAGGCCTCCGGGCGCAAGGCCGTCACCCTCAACTCCACAGGAAACTATGTGCAGTTCACCGCCCGCGCCGACACCAACAGCCTGGTGACGCGCTTCTCCATCCCGGACTCGCCGGGCGGCGGTGGCACCAGCGCGAGCCTCGACCTCTACGTCGACGGCGCCTTCCGCAAGGCCATCGACCTGAGCTCGAAGTACATGTGGCAGTACGGCGCCGAGGCGAGCCCCAACAACGCGCCGAGCTCCGGCGGCCCGCGCCACATCTACGACGAGGCCAACGTCCTGCTCGGTGACACCGTGAAGGCGGGCAGCACCATCCGCCTCCAGAAGGACGCCGCGAACTCCTCGACCTACGCGATCGACTTCATCAACCTGGAGCAGGTCACCCAGATCCCGAATCCCGACCCGGCCGCCTACGCCGTGCCCGCCGGCACCGCCCAGCAGGACGTGCAGAACGCCCTGGACAAGGTGCGGATGGACACCAGCGGCAAGCTCGTCGGCGTCTATCTGCCGCCCGGCACCTACTCCACGAGCAACAAGTTCCAGGTCTACGGCAAGGCGGTGAAGCTGGTCGGCGCGGGCCCCTGGTTCACCCGCTTCGCCACCCCGCCCGACCAGGAGAACACCGACGCGGGCTTCGACGTCCAGTCCTCCGCCAACGGCTCCACGTTCAGCGGGTTCGGGTTCTTCGGCAACTACACCTCGCGCAACGACGGTCCCGGCAAGGTGTTCAACTTCGCCAACGTCGCCAACATGACGATCGACAATGTGTGGGTCGAGCACATGATGTGCCTGTACTGGGGCACCAACACCGACCACATCACCATCAAGAACTCCCGGGTCCGCGATCTGTACGCGGACGGGATCAACCTCACCAACGGCAGCAGCGACAACACCATCAGCAATGTGGAGGCCCGCTCCACCGGCGACGACAGCTTCGCGCTGTTCCCGGCGACCGACATCACCAACGCGGACGAGACAAGCAACGTCTTCGAGAACCTCAGCGCCCTGTTGACCTGGCGGGCCGCCGGATTCGCGGTCTACGGAGGCACCGCCAACACCTTCCGGAACCTGTACGCCGCCGACATGCTCACCTATCCCGGACTGACCATCGGCACGCTGAAGTTCGGCTCGATCCCCGCCCTCGGCTTCGGGACGGATCCCACGACCTTCCAGGGCATCTCCCTGGTGCGCTCCGGCGGACACTTCTGGGGCGCGCAGGCCTTCGGCGCGCTGTGGATGTACTCGGCGGAGTACGTGTTCCAGGGGATTCGCATCAGCGACCTCGACATCGTCGATCCGACGTACTCCGGGATCGTGTTCCAGACGAAGTACAACGGCAGTACGCCGCTGTACCCCATCAAGGACAGTGTGCTGACCAACGTCAGCATCAGCGGCGCGAAGAAGAGCGGTGACGCCTTCGACGCCAAGTCCGGCATCGGGATCTGGGCCAATGAGCTGCCCGAGCCCGGACAGGGGCCGGCCGTCGGCGAGGTGACGTTCACCAGCCTCAAGCTCAGCGGCAACGCCCAGGACATCCGCAACACCACATCGACCTTCAAGATCAACATCAATCCGTGA
- a CDS encoding solute symporter family protein, with translation MVGGDHQTLALLLFSAFVAATLAITTWVSRNRHGSAEEFYTGGRLFSPMENGFAIAGDYMSAASFLGISGLIALFGYDGMLYSVGFLVAWLVVLLLVAELVRNCGKFTLADVVAARMNERPVRIAAGTSSVTVSVLYLVAQMVGAGSLVALLLGGTSDAARNWTVIGVGALMVVYVSLGGMRATTWIQIVKAVLLMAGTITLTVLVLLRFHGDINLLLNSAAQHSGHPKEFLAPGLKYGGDWTARFDFISLGLALVLGTAGLPHILSRFYTVPTARAARRSVVWSIGLIGGFYLMTIVLGFGAAALVGSDAVKASNPAGNTAVALLAYDLGGGAGSTGGTVLFAVVAAVAFATILAVVAGITLASSASVAHDLYASLRRRHAKQRSEVTVARFASVGIGAVAIGLGLLARDLNVAFLVGLAFAVAASANLPVLLYSLFWRNFTTRGAVWSVYGGLVPALVLVLVSPVVSGSPESLFPDVDFQFFPLQNPGLISIPLGFLAGWLGTVTSPDLPDEAKHAEAEVRALTGAGAV, from the coding sequence ATCGTCGGCGGGGACCATCAGACTCTGGCGCTGCTGCTGTTCAGCGCGTTCGTGGCGGCGACGCTCGCCATCACCACCTGGGTGAGCCGCAACCGACACGGCTCCGCCGAGGAGTTCTATACCGGCGGCCGACTCTTCTCGCCCATGGAGAATGGTTTTGCCATCGCGGGCGACTACATGTCGGCCGCCTCCTTCCTCGGCATCTCCGGTCTCATCGCGCTGTTCGGCTACGACGGGATGCTGTATTCGGTCGGCTTCCTCGTCGCCTGGCTGGTGGTGCTGCTCCTGGTCGCCGAACTGGTGCGCAACTGCGGCAAGTTCACGCTGGCCGACGTGGTCGCGGCCCGGATGAACGAACGTCCGGTGCGGATCGCGGCGGGAACTTCCTCGGTCACCGTGTCCGTTCTCTATCTGGTGGCGCAGATGGTCGGCGCGGGCAGCCTGGTCGCCCTGCTGCTCGGCGGCACCAGCGACGCCGCGCGCAACTGGACCGTCATCGGGGTCGGCGCCCTGATGGTGGTCTATGTGTCCCTCGGCGGGATGCGGGCCACCACCTGGATCCAGATCGTGAAGGCCGTCCTGCTCATGGCGGGCACCATCACCCTCACCGTCCTGGTGCTGCTGCGCTTTCACGGCGACATCAATCTGCTGCTGAACTCGGCGGCCCAACACAGCGGCCACCCGAAGGAGTTCCTCGCACCCGGCCTCAAATACGGCGGGGACTGGACGGCTCGGTTCGACTTCATCAGCCTGGGGCTCGCCCTGGTCCTCGGCACGGCCGGACTGCCGCACATCCTGTCGCGCTTCTACACCGTGCCGACCGCGCGGGCGGCCCGCCGCTCGGTGGTCTGGTCCATCGGCCTCATCGGCGGCTTCTATCTGATGACGATCGTGCTGGGCTTCGGCGCGGCCGCGCTGGTCGGCTCGGACGCGGTCAAGGCGTCCAACCCCGCCGGGAACACCGCCGTCGCGCTGCTCGCCTACGACCTGGGCGGCGGCGCGGGGTCCACCGGGGGAACGGTTCTCTTCGCCGTGGTCGCCGCCGTCGCCTTCGCCACGATCCTCGCGGTGGTCGCGGGCATCACCCTCGCCTCCTCGGCGTCCGTCGCGCACGACCTGTACGCCTCGCTGCGGCGCCGGCACGCGAAGCAGCGCAGCGAGGTGACGGTCGCGCGGTTCGCCTCGGTGGGGATCGGCGCGGTGGCCATCGGGCTCGGCCTGCTGGCCCGGGACCTCAACGTGGCCTTCTTGGTCGGTCTGGCCTTCGCGGTGGCCGCTTCCGCGAACCTTCCGGTGTTGCTGTACTCGCTGTTCTGGCGGAACTTCACCACCCGGGGCGCGGTGTGGTCGGTGTACGGCGGCCTGGTGCCGGCGCTGGTTCTGGTGCTGGTCTCGCCGGTGGTCTCGGGCAGCCCCGAATCGCTCTTCCCCGACGTGGACTTCCAGTTCTTCCCGCTCCAGAACCCCGGACTCATCTCCATCCCCCTGGGCTTCCTCGCGGGCTGGCTCGGCACGGTGACCTCCCCGGACCTGCCGGACGAGGCGAAGCACGCGGAGGCGGAGGTGCGGGCCCTCACGGGGGCGGGGGCGGTGTGA
- a CDS encoding response regulator transcription factor: MNGSAAAARGTIKVVVADDQSVVREGIVMLLGLLPGVEVIGSARDGEEAVALTAQLAPDVVLMDLRMPRCDGVEATRRIRSEHPGTEVVILTTYADDDSLFPALRAGARGYLTKDAGGDEIVRSIQDVLAGQAGLAPSVQRRLLERVTAPDPAPVAPAELPDGLTAREGEVLGLVAEGMSNPEISRALHISTATVKTHINNIFGKTGARDRVQAMRYAYRHGLSRPPGDSGA, translated from the coding sequence ATGAACGGGAGCGCGGCCGCGGCGCGGGGGACGATCAAGGTGGTCGTGGCCGACGACCAGTCCGTGGTGCGCGAGGGCATCGTGATGCTGCTGGGGCTGCTGCCCGGCGTCGAGGTCATCGGCTCGGCACGGGACGGCGAGGAGGCGGTCGCCCTCACGGCCCAACTGGCCCCGGACGTCGTCCTGATGGACCTGAGGATGCCGCGCTGCGACGGCGTCGAGGCGACCCGCCGCATCCGCTCCGAGCACCCCGGCACGGAGGTGGTGATCCTCACGACGTACGCGGACGACGACTCGCTCTTTCCCGCCCTGCGGGCCGGGGCCCGCGGCTATCTCACCAAGGACGCCGGCGGCGACGAGATCGTCAGGTCGATACAGGACGTGCTCGCCGGGCAGGCCGGGCTCGCCCCCTCCGTCCAGCGCCGCCTCCTGGAACGCGTGACGGCGCCCGATCCCGCCCCCGTCGCGCCGGCCGAGCTCCCGGACGGGCTCACCGCGCGCGAGGGCGAGGTGCTCGGCCTGGTCGCCGAAGGAATGTCCAACCCCGAGATCTCGCGAGCCCTGCACATCTCGACGGCCACCGTGAAGACCCACATCAACAACATTTTCGGCAAGACGGGGGCGCGGGACCGGGTCCAGGCCATGCGGTACGCCTACCGGCACGGGCTGTCCCGGCCTCCCGGCGACTCCGGTGCGTGA